ATATATTCTGGAAGAATCTCTCTAAAAACTATAACAGAGGCCTGTCTGCGAGTTTGAAGAAGCTTCTCAGCTACTGCCAGTCTTGCAGAATAATAACACCCCCCAACTCTAGCATAACTGTTCCTTCCATTATAACTCTCATAATCTCCGATTAATGCGGGGTTTTGTCCATCTATATTCCATAAAGTATTTGGGAACCATGCCTCTATCCATTCAAAACTCCATTTTTCTGGCATTAGAATAGCAACGAATATGTTGCCCATATTGTTGAAAATGTAGACATAGTACTCGTCAATAGTCTCATTTTCTTTTATTTTGTCTATTAATGCTAGAGAAATAGTGCTATCTACTGCTGTTATACTCCATCTAGTAGGTACAAATTTTCTTTTTGTTCCTTGGCCAAACATTCCAATACTGAATGATCGTTGAATTCTAGTAATCAGAACTTCATTCAAATATAGATTTAAAAAAGCATCAGAAGCTTTCAAATCTCGATCATAAAAAGCCTTCTCAATTGATCCATCCACCTTCACGCTTGAGATTTCGAAATTCTTTAATGGGGCAGATGGTCCAAAAGGCTGGGAGTGATTACTAAAAATCAATCTACCTTTAGGTTTTTTATAGAATTTTGCTTCAGAGTCTATGGATGAGTTGGCCATAGCCAATTCCTGCAATGTTTCAACTATTCTTCCTCCTTTAGAAGCTTCGTTAATATTAGAGATAGTTTTTCCTCTGACTAATGATTGGCGATAATCTATAATATCATCAATAGACTTTCCTATCCACAATTCAGGAGTATCAAGGATTTCAGTATTACCAAAGTAGGAAGGTATCATAGGGCCAATATGAACCTTGGGATACCCAATCCTGCCAACAAATATTGCTGGGGGGGATGATCCCTGAATTTGACATGAATTATTCATTTCTGAATGTTTTATCATAGATTGAGATTTGACAATGACTGGACAACGTGTCTTACCACAAAGCATTCTGCCGCTTTTGCAGAATATACAAAGTGATTTCTTTTTTACGGTATTTACTTTAAATTTTTCTTGCCTTACTTTATTCGATTTATATTTACTTAGGCTCAACAAGAAATAATCTTCCGATTATATATAATTAATCTTGTATTAAAAATGGTAATTATCTTTAGCTTGAAAAAATTTTGGCATATGAAATCAAATTCTATTTAGAATACAAAATGTGGTTGCCTTAAGAATGCATAGTATGTCAAGAATTTTTTCAAATTACGTATTGAATTTCAATCAATAAATTAAAAATATATTCAATACGCTTTATCTATAGTCGCGCTGATCGTATCCGTATCCAGTTACTTCAAGAGTAACCTGTTCCCAGCGCTCATATCCACCACCTATCACATAAATCGTCAGAAGGTATGCTCCTGATCGGTAATAAGTGGATGATGTCGTGGTGGTAGTAGTGATAGTTCCACCAGCCAAGTATCTTTCATCCATAACTTGTAGTGAATAAGTGATTTGGCCCGACATATTAATTCTCTTCTCCGGAAGGACAATCCTATAATCAAGTCTCTCCGGAAGCCCTACAACTCTGAATTCAAAGTCAGAGCTAAACCTGCCTTCAATATCTAGTGTGATATTATACGTTACATATCTCTCCCTACCTAGGTAGCCGGTAGTGTACTCACTTGAAATTACCGATCTTGGCAATTCTTGATAGGTGGGAGATACTGTAAAATCAAAGGAGGGTACCTCTAGGTCAATTACTGTTGAATTTCTAACAATGGATACATATGGACTGCTATAAAGTCCTTCTACGACCATCTCAAAATCTCCTCCTGGCAAATAATCCTTACTTACAGCTCTAATCGTCAAAGTAGATTTTGCCTCTCCATTTTTAGGCGGAGTAACTGTTTTTGGATTGAATTCTGCTGTCAAACCTGAAGGAATATAATCTCCAAACGTTTGGGATATTCTTAGTGTAACCGGGAAATTAAAGTTGTGTAAGGACTTGACAGTTATTTCTATCTGACTTGGTGTCGAGTAATAAACTTCAGCCGTTCTATCGTCTGCTCGTACTATAAAGTCAGATACCTCTATTTCATGCATCGGTTCTGCAATTTCATTTCCAAAATCATCAGTTGCAACTATAAAATAAACTATATCTCCTGTCACTTCAATCGCAGGAATTGTATAAGAATAATCTTGTGCACGCTCACCTAGTAACAACATATATGACCTCTTGAATGTAATTTGGCGAATAGTTTCAACGGTAGCATTATTCGGCGTCACTAAATAATATAAAGTAACATTCTCTGGATATCCGGTTATTTTTGCTTTTACCTCTATCTCTTGACCGACTGGAGCGCTTGTCACTGGATCATGACTCATAGTCATACGTTGCCACCAACCACCATATGCACCACTAGCCAATATTGTTAAAAATGCCCCTACTACAACAACAGTAATAAGGAACATTGCAACAACTACATACATTCTTCTCTTAGCAGATGCCTCGGGGTCATATTCAGTCGGTTCATCTTCTTCAATTGATTGTCTATTCAGATCAAAGGCCATTTGGCTCATTACCCCTATCATACTATGATTAATGGTAAATTATACTTAAATTACTTATTACTTAATTAGAATCTCTAAAATATATATATAAATTAATGTTTTATACCATGTTAAAATTACTCTTCCAATTCAATCTCTTTTAGCTTTTTTATTGTTTCCAGAACTTCATCTCTTATCATCGCTATTTTTTCATTTGAATTCTTGTTTTGATCAAACTTATCATCTTTTTTCTTATAATCGACTTGAGACATTGGCATCCTCGATTTTTGAGTGTCTATTTTTAGTAGACTTTTACTCCTTTCAATAATCAAAGTAATGAAACCTATTGTGAAGAATGCTATAAATAACGAACAAAATAGGATGAGACTGTGTAGACTCAAATGATATAATGTTATTATTAATGAAGCTAATAGACAAATTAATCCTAACACTATGGACATTATTCCAAAGATTCTATTCGAGATTAAGATGATTAACCTCCTTAACATTATTGATAAATCTGGCCTGATTTAATCTAATTAAGAAAAATAAAAAATTATCATGGTGTATATTTTAAAGGATGCTTCGATCTCTCCTTATTTTCTAATAAATCATCAATAGTTGGCCTGCCCTCTACTGCCTTCCTAATAGCATGTCGCATAGCTTTATGATTATTAATGAAAATTCTTTTTCGATCAACTGCAGCAGGATGAACGAAGACATTAGCAATGAGGATGAATTCATCTGCCAATTTTATGGGTAAGAATCCATCTTTTACACTATCTATAACGGCTTTAGCGACAGCAGTCTGAGCAGGTCCATATACCATGCTAGCCTGTCTCATGCTTTTTACGGTTACTGTAGGCACTATCAAGGTCAAAGGCTTAACAGTAAGGTTGGGTTCTAAAATAGCAATTAATGGTTCATGTCCAGGTGCTGGATTAGCTTTAGCTTTTGTAAAAGCTTCTCCAACTGGTCCATCTTTTATTCCAAGCAATAAATCTATATGAGCAATTTCAACTCCTTGTCCAACAAATGCTTCGCCAAATTTTATCTTAAAGTCTTTTACTATCTCTGGGGTTATTCCAACAACACCAAATCTTTCTTTTAGAGGTTTTTTCGTCTCCACTTCAATTTTCACTGGTTTATGTTTTATCTTACCAATTTTTTCAAGCTCAATTCGAAGCTCTTCAGCATCCTCATAAGAAAGAGCGCCACCATAGGTTAATGGTAATCTTACTTTTCCACTATCAATTCCAATCATATTTAATGCAGCTTTAGTTCCAACTGGCCCACTATTTACAATAATCCTGCACATCTTTTGAATCTTAAATTGTAATTCTTGAGCTTTTTTCAAATCGCCCTTTTTAACTAACTTTAATATTTTTAACCAAATATCTGGCATAAAATTGGCACTAGCAAGGATCATGCCGGTGCATCCGGCAGCTAGAGCAGGAAGCACGACTTCATCATGCCCGCACAATAGAGATATTTTTGTTTTTGTCTTCTCAAGTATTGCCATCATATGCCCAATATTTCCGCTGCTGTCTTTCATTCCTATTATATTGTCTATGTCCTGCAAATCTTCTACCATCTGCCACGGTAGATTCACGCCTGTAACTTGAGGTATGTTATAAAGAACTATAGGTATATCCACTCCTTCAGCGATGCATCTAAAATGTTCAAAAATACCACGATTTGTAGGCTTATGATAGTAAGGAGTGACTACTAAGGCAGCTTCAGCCCCAGCATTTTTTGCATGTTTGGTCATCTCTATAGCTATGTCGGTGGAGCTGTGACCGGTGGCCGCTACCACTGGGATTTTTCCATTTGCTTGGTCGATCACGATTTCGATGACCTTTTTCCTCTCGTTAATGGATATGTTTTGAAATTCTCCTGTTGTTCCGCAGGGAACAAGACCAGTTGATCCTTTTTCAATAGCATAATCAACAAGATTTCTTAGCCTTTCTTCGTCTACCTTTTTACCATTATCTGTAAAAGGTGTGACTAGGGCAGGCATCACTCCTTTTGGCTTAAACATATGCTCATCATCTTCTAATAATTAATTCATATTGATGTTAAAAATGTTAACAATTATAATTAATAGTTCTTTGTTGAAATCCTTAGATCATCAACTCAATAGATTATTTATTCTATGACAGGCCTAGATTTCGATATGATGTAACCAATTAATAATCCTACAATCAATCCTCCAAAATGAGCAAATAAATTAACATTAGCACCCATTGTAAAAATAAACATAAAAAGTGAATAAATTAATGCACTAACTATTGACTCTTTCATTGAGCTATGAGCATAGATTACATTGGCTCCAAATAAACCGAATAGAGCCCCGGAAGCACCTGCAGAAACCATAAGGGGCCCACCAAGAAGACTTAGAATATTTCCCGCAAATCCAGAAAGGAAATATATAGTCAGAAATTCTATTTTACTGAAGAATTCTTCGCCCCTTGAACCGTAAATAAGTAAAAATAGCATATTACCCATCAAATGTACTAGATTGACATGAACAAACATAGAAGTGAAAAGCTGCCAATACCATCCATTGAGCACTTGTAGATTATATTGCCCGAGTAATGCTAAGACTTCATAATCCATTTTAAGAAAATTCTTACTCATTATGCTTGTTATTATGTACATAATAACATTAACAAGAATCAGAATTTTTGTCAGATTATTGCCGGATTGTTTTTTGTAGGAATATTGCATTGAGGACTCTCACTTAATCATTAGGCATAAAACGGATTACAATAAAATATTTGGTAGCGGGGGGTGGATTTCCGACATATGTTTTCGAACCACCGTTTGAGCTACGGGTTCTTACCGAAGTATCTCAGGGTGTCCCAGAGCAAACATATGAGCCCTGCGGGTTAAACCTGGCTACCCCACCCCGCTACTTATGCAGGTGTAACGGTTTACGATTAGATAAATTTTTTGCAAGTCTTAAGGTTCTACACAATTCCTTAAATACTTTAAAAAAAGCTCTTATTGGCAGAATTAAAAGGTGAAGTCAATGCCTTTTCTTCAGATCGGTGTAGATGATACTGATTCTAAGGATG
This window of the Candidatus Bathyarchaeota archaeon genome carries:
- the dapA gene encoding 4-hydroxy-tetrahydrodipicolinate synthase, translated to MFKPKGVMPALVTPFTDNGKKVDEERLRNLVDYAIEKGSTGLVPCGTTGEFQNISINERKKVIEIVIDQANGKIPVVAATGHSSTDIAIEMTKHAKNAGAEAALVVTPYYHKPTNRGIFEHFRCIAEGVDIPIVLYNIPQVTGVNLPWQMVEDLQDIDNIIGMKDSSGNIGHMMAILEKTKTKISLLCGHDEVVLPALAAGCTGMILASANFMPDIWLKILKLVKKGDLKKAQELQFKIQKMCRIIVNSGPVGTKAALNMIGIDSGKVRLPLTYGGALSYEDAEELRIELEKIGKIKHKPVKIEVETKKPLKERFGVVGITPEIVKDFKIKFGEAFVGQGVEIAHIDLLLGIKDGPVGEAFTKAKANPAPGHEPLIAILEPNLTVKPLTLIVPTVTVKSMRQASMVYGPAQTAVAKAVIDSVKDGFLPIKLADEFILIANVFVHPAAVDRKRIFINNHKAMRHAIRKAVEGRPTIDDLLENKERSKHPLKYTP
- a CDS encoding rhomboid family intramembrane serine protease, whose product is MQYSYKKQSGNNLTKILILVNVIMYIITSIMSKNFLKMDYEVLALLGQYNLQVLNGWYWQLFTSMFVHVNLVHLMGNMLFLLIYGSRGEEFFSKIEFLTIYFLSGFAGNILSLLGGPLMVSAGASGALFGLFGANVIYAHSSMKESIVSALIYSLFMFIFTMGANVNLFAHFGGLIVGLLIGYIISKSRPVIE
- a CDS encoding Nre family DNA repair protein, with translation MSLSKYKSNKVRQEKFKVNTVKKKSLCIFCKSGRMLCGKTRCPVIVKSQSMIKHSEMNNSCQIQGSSPPAIFVGRIGYPKVHIGPMIPSYFGNTEILDTPELWIGKSIDDIIDYRQSLVRGKTISNINEASKGGRIVETLQELAMANSSIDSEAKFYKKPKGRLIFSNHSQPFGPSAPLKNFEISSVKVDGSIEKAFYDRDLKASDAFLNLYLNEVLITRIQRSFSIGMFGQGTKRKFVPTRWSITAVDSTISLALIDKIKENETIDEYYVYIFNNMGNIFVAILMPEKWSFEWIEAWFPNTLWNIDGQNPALIGDYESYNGRNSYARVGGCYYSARLAVAEKLLQTRRQASVIVFREILPEYILPVGVWNVRESMRKALETKPHLFSTLEESLNFAKRHLNIP